The following nucleotide sequence is from Lepus europaeus isolate LE1 unplaced genomic scaffold, mLepTim1.pri SCAFFOLD_416, whole genome shotgun sequence.
ctcctggctcctgatctccCTGCTCGAGCCATTGCAGCacggggcagtgaaccagcagatggaagacctcgctctcttccctttcctttatcgctaactctgcctttcaaaaaaataaatcttaaaaaaaaaaaaaaaaaaaactgttggtgGACAGGAGGCTTTGGCTCTGCCATCAGTGAGTGGACACAAAGAACGATAGTGCTGCCCTCTGGTGGCAACACAAGAATCAGCTCTCCCTGGAGTTTAAACAGAAAACTTAAACCCCcgatttcttggggccagtgctatggcgtgaCAGGTAAGGCTGctggcgccggttcgagtcccagctgctcttctttggatccagctctctgctatgcccatcCCAAGAtgccccaactccttgggcccctgcacccggaggaggctcctggcttcagaatggcacagctccagccattgtggccaattggggagtgaaccagcaggtggaagacctctctctctctctctctgcttcttcttctctgtgtagctctgactttcaaatacataaatcttaaaaacaaacaaacaaacaaaaagcacatGTATACGGGAAATATGCTGAACACGCCCAGATTTCCCACTCAATCCTCTTAATGCAGAATAGTGAGCTGGTTTGACGGATACCTGGGCTGGCTGTTTTAATGAGGGTttaattttggtgaaaagcaatttctttattctttttcctttggtaCTTTTTGTACCACCTGGGTGCTGCTCTTCCGTTGCTCAGAGGCGATGGTTGGGGGTGGGTGTCTGGTGCAGTTAACTCGTCACTCGGGACACGCGCATCCCgcaccacagtggctggagtcccagctccgcttctgatccagcttcctgctgctgcacacccaggaggcagcaggtgatggcccagggacttgggaccttgccacccacacggcTCCCAGCCTCGGCTCTCGCTCTGTCCCTCTCATTGGACAGAGTGACCTGGGCCTTCAGACTCGGGCTTACAACCCACCTGGACGTACCCTGGCTCCATGTTTCAAACGGGTTTTCTCCCTCCCCTGAGCTGCCTTGGTGCCTAACTCTACCCCGTGTGGTGACGTCACAAAGCTTCGGCCGCACACCGGAGCAGGACTCCAGTGTGCAGCACCCATGGCCGAGAAACTCGGCAAGGCCGGCCAGCAGCTCAGGGACACGGGCAGTGGTGGCTTCCTGACCCAAATCCCACTCCCTGGGCCGTCCTccagctgcaggcaggggcccccGCGGGTCACTCCTCGAGGCCGGTCCAGCCAGGTCCTGCAGGCCACCCTGCTCACCCAGTGCTGCTGGCCGCTCTTCCCCTCGCTGGGCCGGCTTCTCGTCAGCACAGGGCGCAGCATGGGGCAGCCAAGGGGGCATGGGCTCCCCTGGCTCCCAGAGAACTGCTTCTCTATCAAAGTGGGTCAcggctgggagaggggctggctaCCAAGACCCTGACCGTGGCTCCCAGTGGCCTCCCTGCCCAGGCCAGCTCCTCTTCAGGAGGGGGGACGGGTCCCTGGCAGGGGCAAGGAGGGCAGAGAGTTCCCCAGACGCCGGTCAGGGTGAGGGCTCCAGCTCCAGAACCCCCGGAAACGtgtgtgggggtggcagggcctgtTCCTAACACAGCAGTGCTCCACTCACCCCACCAAAGAAGAGGCAGGACTCAGTGAGCAAATCGCGTATTTAAGAAAACcacttccttaaaaaaatagcGTCTTCACATGCTGAGCTGACAGGCGAGGCCAGGGTTCCCGTATGAGAATCTGGGGCCCTGAGGTGAGAGGCCAGGCCGTGGCCGGGGCAGGCCCGTGTGTCCGCAGCCCTCACGCGGCCGGCGAGACGTGGCAGCCCCAGCTTCTGGACACGTGCGGCCGGTGGCTCCGCGGCCTCAGTCACTGTCTCCGTCcccctcactgccttccagggggcTGGGGACCTGTGGGAGGGGAGCAGACAAGCGGTGAGAGTGAGCTGCACGCCCCCGCCCACATCagcttctccccaccccaggtCTGGGTGGGTGCCCGGCCCCTCTCGCTGGCGCAGAGATGACCTGCTGTGACTGCAGACCTGACCCGGCTGTGCTGGCTCTGCTGGCGGGGACCGAGGAGAGCCCCCGTGTGCAGCACTGGCCTGCGTGGCGCGGGGTCTCAGTCACCACGCCTGACGCCTGGCAGCTCTCTCTGAAGTGACGGGAAAACTGGTTTCCCCTAGAACATAAACTCCCACACAGGGTCCAGCCCCGGCCGCCAGCACCGCCCCAGGCACCTGCCACTGGCACGTCGGTCTCTGCGCGCCAGGCCATCAGGAGCAGGTGTCCTCGCGGTATCTGGACAGTGGGAAGATCTCCCCAAGCACCAAGGATGAGGAGGGGCCTGACCCCAGGGCACAGAACTGAGAACTAACGTGGAATTTCAACGTGAGACTGCCAGCCCCTGGAACCACCTATGTTCTTCCTAAAAGTGCTGGCCTGTTCGCTGTCTGCCCCACGCCTGTGTCCCTGCCCGGCTCCAggatcctgctaatgcaaaccctgggcgACATCAATGTTGCAAGTGACTGGGTCCTCACCCCCTCGTGGGAGGCACACCTGGGGTCACTCAGCGCCAAGTGTCGGGGTGAGcaggaggggcacaggcaggagagggggcacaggcaggagagggcacaggcaggagagggcacaggcaggagagggcacaggcaggagagggcacaggcaggagagggcacaggcaggagagggcacaggtgggtgagggggcacaggcaggagagggcacaggcaggagagggggcacaggcgggacagggcacaggcaggagagggggcacaggcgggagagggcacaggcgggtgaggggcacaggcaggagagggcacaggcgggtgaggggcacaggcaggagagggcacaggcaggagagggggcacaggcgggacagggcacaggcaggagagggggcacaggcgggtgaggggcacaggcaggagagggcacaggcgggtgaggggcacaggcaggagagggcacaggcgggtgaggggcacaggcaggagagggcacaggcgggtgaggggcacaggcaggagagggggcacaggcgggtgaggggcacaggcaggagagggcacaggcaggtgagggcacaggcaggagagggcacaggcaggagagggcacaggcaggagagggcacaggcaggagagggcacaggcgggtgaggggcacaggtAGGTGAGGGGCACAGGTaggtgaggggcacaggcaggagagggcacaggcaggagagggggcacAGGTAGGTGAGGggggacaggcaggagagggggcacAGGTAGGTGAGGggggacaggcaggagaggggggacaggcaggtgaggggcacaggtgggtgaggggcacaggcaggagagggcacaggcgggtgaggggcacaggcaggagagggcacaggcaggtgaggggcacaggcaggagagggcacaggcaggagagggcacaggcgggtgaggggcacaggcaggagagggcacaggcgggtgaggggcacaggcgggtgaggggcacaggcaggagagggcacagacaggagaggGGGCACAGGTAGGTGAGGggggacaggcaggagaggggggacaggcaggtgaggggcacaggtgggtgaggggcacaggcaggagagggcacaggcgggtgaggggcacaggcaggagagggcacaggcgggtgaggggcacaggcaggagagggcacaggcaggagagggcacaggcaggagagggcacaggcaggagaggggcacaggcaggagagggcacaggcgggtgaggggcacaggcaggagagggggcacaggtaggagagggcacaggcaggagagggggcacaggcgggtgagggcacaggcaggagagggcacaggcgggtgaggggcacaggcaggagagggcacaggcgggtgagggcacaggcaggagagggcacaggcgggtgaggggcacaggcaggtgaggggcacaggcaggagagggcacaggcaggagagggcacaggcaggagagggcacaggcaggagagggcacaggcgggtgaggggcacaggtaggtgaggggcacaggcaggagagggcacaggcgggtgaggggcacaggcaggagagggcacaggcaggagagggcacaggcaggagagggcacaggcgggtgaggggcacaggcaggagagggcacagacaggagagggcacaggcaggagagggcacaggcgggtgaggggcacaggcaggagagggggcacaggcaggacagggcacaggcgggtgaggggcacaggcgggtgaggggcacaggcaggagagggcacaggcgggtgaggggcacaggcaggagagggcacaggcaggagagggcacaggcgggtgaggggcacaggcaggagagggcacaggcaggagagggggcacaggcaggagagggcacaggcaggagaggggcacaggcgggtgaggggcacagacaggagagggcacaggcgggtgaggggcacaggcaggagagggcacaggcaggagagggcacaggcaggagagggcacaggcgggtgaggggcacaggcaggagagggcacaggcaggagagggcacaggcaggagagggcacaggcgggtgaggggcacaggcaggagagggcacagacaggagaggGGGCACAGGTAGGTGAGGggggacaggcaggagaggggcacaggcaggagagggcacaggcgggtgaggggcacaggcaggagagggcacaggcgggtgaggggcacaggcaggagagggcacaggcgggtgaggggcacagacaggagagggggcacaggcaggagagggcacaggcaggagagggcacaggcaggagagggggcacaggcaggagagggcacaggcaggagaggggcacaggcgggtgaggggcacagacaggagagggcacaggcgggtgaggggcacaggcaggagagggcacagacaggagaggGGGCACAGGTAGGTGAGGggggacaggcaggagaggggcacaggcaggagagggcacaggcgggtgaggggcacaggcaggagagggcacaggcaggagagggcacaggcgggtgaggggcacaggcaggagagggcacaggcaggagagggggcacaggcaggagagggcacaggcaggagaggggcacaggcgggtgaggggcacagacaggagagggcacaggcgggtgaggggcacaggcaggagagggcacaggcaggagagggcacaggcaggagagggcacaggcgggtgaggggcacaggcaggagagggcacaggcaggagagggcacaggcaggagagggcacaggcgggtgaggggcacaggcaggagagggcacagacaggagaggGGGCACAGGTAGGTGAGGggggacaggcaggagaggggcacaggcaggagagggcacaggcgggtgaggggcacaggcaggagagggcacaggcgggtgaggggcacaggcaggagagggcacaggcgggtgaggggcacaggcaggagagggcacaggcgggtgaggggcacaggcaggaggggcacaggcaggagagggggcacaggcaggtgaggggggacaggcaggagaggggggaCAGGCAGGTGAGGGGCACAGGTGGGTGAGGGGCACAGGCGGGTGAGGGGCACAGACAGGAGAGGGGGCACAGGCAGGTGAGGGGCACAGACAGGAGAGGGGGCACAGGTAGGTGAGGGGGCACAGGTAGGTGAGGggggacaggcaggagaggggggacaggcaggtgaggggcacaggcgggtgaggggcacaggcgGGTGAGGGGCACAGACAGGAGAGGGGGCACAGGTAGGTGAGGGGGGACAGACAGGAGAGGGGGGACAGGCAGGTGAGGGGCACAggcgggtgaggggcacaggtGGGTGAGGggggacaggcaggagaggggggacaggcaggtgaggggcacaggtgggagaggggcacaggcgggtgaggggcacagacaggagaggggcacaggcaggagaggggcacaggcaggagagggggcacAGGCAGGTGAGGGGCACAGACAGGAGAGGGGGCACAGGTAGGTGAGGGGGCACAGGTAGGTGAGGGGGCACAGacaggggagggggcacaggcaggggagggggcagagagagaggagggagcacaggcgggtgaggggtcacaggcaggagaggggagacaggcaggagaggggcaaAGGGGGATGAGGGGCACAGGCGGATCAGGGGCACAGACAGGAGGGGGCACAGGTAGGTGAGGGGGCacaggcgggggaggggcacaggtAGGTgagggggcacaggcaggagagggagcacaggcgggtgaggggtcacaggcaggagaggggagacaggcaggagaggggcaaAGGGGGGTGAGGGGCACAGACAGGAGGGGGCACAGGTAGGTGAGGGGGcacaggcgggggagggggcacaggtgGATGAGGGCAGAGGTggctgagggcaggggcaggaggggcacAGGCGGATCAGGGGCACAGACAGGAGGGGGCACAGGTAGGTGAGGGGGCacaggcgggggaggggcacaggtggATGAGGGCAGAGGCggctgagggcaggggcaggaggggcacAGGCGGGTGAGGGGCAGCCGGTGAGGGGCACAGCTTGCGGGCACTGTCCcttcagcgcagtgcgccagccccgCTCCCCTGTGCCTCAGCTCATCCACTGAACGGGAGCCGCGTGCAGCGCCGGACGCAGGTGCGAGCCCACCCCCCGCTGACAGGGCCCTACCTTGGCACCCGAGCTGGCGAGGGCGGAGGCGCTGAAGTCGTGGGCGGGCAGCGTGCTCAGCCACTGGGCCATGGAGCGCTCCCCGCGCTCGGTGCTCACGATGGTGGGGAAGATGTGCTGCTCCTTGAAGGCCGCCACCTTGGCCTCCTCCTGCGCCCAGTCCAGAGGCTCGTGCAGGCCGTCGTTGCCGAAGCGCTGGTTGTACTTCTCGAAGTGCACGCgctccaggaccaggcccagccccggcgcCTTGGGCACGTCCACCTTCTCCTGCCCCCAGCTGCGCTCCAGCACGCTCTCCGGGGCGTAGCCCTTCACGATGGCCACCACCAGGCCCACCATCTTGCGGATCTGGTGCATCATGAAGCTCTGGCCCTTCACCCTGATCACCGCGAACTCCAGGCCCTCACGCACGAAGGGCTCCTCGCAGTACATCTGCAGGATGTAGCGCCGCGCGCTGGGCTCCCGCGGGCCCTTCTGCGAGGTGAAGTTGTGGAAGCTGTGGGTGCCCTGGTAGCAGGCCAGCAGCCTGTTCACCCGCTGCAGGGTCTCGGCGCTCAGCCGGTAGCTCTCGTCCTGGGGGTCCCGGTCCTTGTGGGCAAAGGCGAAGGTGGGCAGCATGTAGAAGTACGTCCTGGCGTCACACTTGTTCTTGGAGTTGAAGCCGCCTGTGACCCTCTTcagccctggggggaggggtggagcgtGAACACCGCCAGAGCAggggcctctccccacccccccagaccCCACACCTTGGGCAGTGCACCTGAGACCTGGGCAATGCTTCACAAATCCGAACAACACAACCCACGGGCGAGGcagggcccagtgctggcagAACGTGAGCCCGGGACTCTGCCTCTGGAGTTCACTCCACAGAGGCCGCACAGGCAGCaaaacacaacaccagccccagggcagccacCACTGTGCCCAACACAGCCCCACTCCGAGTACAGTGGCTCCCAGGAGGGGCTCAGTGAGGGCCTGCTGGGAGGTGGAATGGAGACCTCCGGGTGGGCCCCACCGCGCCTGTCCGTGTCCACGCGGGACACTGCTGCGATGGTGAGCACGGCTACAACGGCCAGCGCCCGGGAGCTGGGACGAGGACGAGCGCCTGGCTCCGGGGCAGGCATCCGCACGGCAGCTGAGAGGCCCACGCTCCTTATCgaagtgcccaggttcaagtcccagctcgaCTCCTAATTTCAcattcctgggagacagcaggtgacgacAGTTCAAAGTATTTAGGCCCCGACttgccacatgggaaacccagcttGTGTTCCCAGCCCCAAGCTTAGACCCGCCCAGGTATGGCCCCGGTACGACtgccacaggcatttgggaagtgaaccagtggaacaaAGATCTGTCAtagtctgtctccctgcctttcaaatacactttttaaattaagtttgtttgtttatttatttgtttattttttgacaggcagagtggatagtgagagagagacagagagacagagagaaaggtcttcctttttgccgttggttcaccctccaatggccgccgcggccggcgcactgcagccggtgcaccacgctgatctgaaggcaggagccaggtgcttatcctggtctcccatggggtgcagggcccaagcacctgggccatcctccactgcacttccgggccatagcagagagctggcctggaagaagggcaaccgggacagaatctggtgccccgaccgggactagaacccggtgtgccggcgtcgcaggaggtggattagcctattgagccatggcgccggcctaaattaagtttttaaaatagttatttacttatttatctgaaggcagagttagagagagggagggagggggagagggagagagagagagagagggagggagggagggagagggagagggagaaggagagggagagggaggaagggagggagggagggagggacggacggtcttccatctgctggttcactccccacatggccacaatgtccagggctgagccaggctaaagccaggagccaggagctccatccaagtccccCACATAATTGGCAGGGGTCCCacccccttgggccatctcccactgcttcccaggcagatcagcagggagccgaatcagaagtggagcagccaggattggaaccggCGTCCGGAcggatgctgatgccgcaggcagtggcttaacctgctgccccgcaacgccagccccaaatttaaaaacttctgctatgggccggcgccgtggcttaacaggctaatcctccaccttgcggcgccggcacaccgggctctagtcccagtcggggagccggattctattccggctgcccctcttccaggccagctctctgctatggcccgggagtgcttggggcctgcactcgcatgggagaccaggagaagcacctggctcctggcttcggatcagcacgatgagccggccgcagcggccattggagggtgaaccaacagcaaaggaagacctttctctctgtctctctctctgtccactctgcctgtcaaaacaaacaaacaaacaaaacaaaaacaaaacctctgcTGTGAATCTCCCGAGAGCTTGCTCCatgcctggagcaggtgcagccacagGGGATGAAGGTTCCGCCTCACAGGAACTCTGCCTCTGAGCTGGCTTCCTGTGGACAAGGCCTGCTGGGGCCTCGGGAGCTGCCCAGCAGCCATGGCCAGCCCGGGGGCCTGTGCTCAGCACTCAGCAGTCCTTGCTCTCACGCCACCGTCCTGTTTGTGTCGTGAGTGACTGCTGTTTCTCTACGTCGAAGACTCAACTCCACGAACACTGAAGCCCACAAGGATGCTTGGCAAATTCACTTTGCTGACCAGAACAAACCAGCTATAAAAGGCGGAGACCCCACCGGGCAACCCAGGAAGGACCATGCTCCTCCACAAAAAAACGCATTTGAAAAGGGTTAACATCGCCGGCGCCTGGCGCACtcgggtaatcctccgcctgcggcaccggcatcccagatgggcgccaggttctgtcctggttgttcctcttccagtccagctctctgctgtggcccggggagggcagtggggtttggcccaagtgcctgggcccctgcacccgcatgggagaccaggaagaagcacctggctcctggcttcagattggcacagtgctggctgtagcggccatctggggagtgaaccaatggaaggaagacctttctctctgtctctctctgtctataactctgtcaaataaattaaaaaaaaaaaaaaaaaaaaaggttaacacTATCAGATGCCTACGGACCAGTCACCCCCACAGGGAGCTGATGGTGTGTGCAGAGGTAAGGTGCACACCAACAGCACGGGGGGCACGGGGAAGTGCACGCCCACCACACGGCTGAGACAGCAAGGGGGTGAGAGCACGGACAGCCCAGAGACTGCCGTCCACGGgacccacaaagcctaaaatactcCCAGACAGAGGTCGCCAACCCCAGGCTTAAACCCCAAACCATCACTGAGGAGACACAGTGAGTTACAGCTCCTGACCACGGTGACGACTGGACAAGCTAACCaaagaggaaggcagggaaggacGAGACGGAGCAGCAGGCGGGACTCACCCAGCCACGCCAACACCACGCTAAACGTGAGGCCCGTACGACGCCGCTTAGAAGCAGAGACTCagatattggggccggtgctgtggcctagcaggctaAGCAGCATCCTACATGGCtgatggtctgagtcctggctgctccacttccaatccagctccctgctatggcctgagaaagcaacagaagaaggtccaagtgcttgggtccctgcgcccacgtgggagatgacgcctctggctcctggctttggcctggtccaaccctggctctgtggccagtaggggagtgaaccagcagatggaagctctctgtcttttcctcctctctaatcttgcctctcaaaaaaaatttatttatttaaagatttatttatttgaaagagttagagagagagagagagagagagaggtcttccaaacactggttcattccccaattggccacaacggccagagctgagccgatccaaagccaggaccttcttctgggtctcccacatgggtgcaggggcccaagcacttggaccttcttctactgctttcccaggccacagcagagagctggatcggaagtggagcagccgggtctcaaactggtgcccatgtggcgGCTCAACCCAtgcagccggcactgcaggcggcggcttaacctgctatgccacagcactggccccccaacatttttttaaataaaataaaaaggcctAAAATTCCACTGATCCTGTCACACAAAGGAGTGACTGCCCCTATTCCAACCATGAACTTGATCTTCACAGGGAGCAGCCTGCTGTCCCCACTCCTGCAGAGGTGGGGCTATGGAGCCTACATGGTTTCACCCACAACACCACTCACCCAAAATCCGAATGTGGGACGGCAGGTGGCTGTTGATCTTCTCCAAGATGTCATCAATCAGCCACACCTTCAGTGACACGACCTGGCCAGCGGCAGACACACCCTGTAAGGAAAGCGGGTGGGGACAGGAAGGTGGGTCCCTCTGGGCCTGCCCCCCATCATgaccccccccagccccctgaaGCAGAAGGCTGCTGGACGTCACGTCCCCGCACACAGCTCGTCTGCTCCTGGAAGAGCAGCGGAGTCGTGCACACGGAGCCCCAGTTCTCCACGCCCGCAGGCCTCACATGGTGGCTTCACAGCCCAGCAGAACACTCAGCTAGGAAACcccagtctcctgtgtggatggcaagcCGCGTCCTACATGAGACGCAGCAGCCCACGATGGGCCAACGAGAGGAGGCAGCTTACGTGGCGGAACCTGAGCCAAGCAAGACGAGGCGCCCACCGAGCTAAAGCGGGGGTTTCCCGTGCGGAGGGGCCTGCTGGGGCACAGTTGCGTACACGGGCATTGAGCGTGCCCCTGCGGGGGAGCACACCTCACCGTGTGCCTATcacagggagaggaaagagaccGACTGGGTGACTTAGGACCCGGACAGAACCCCACCTGCAGAGCAGGTGTCGCCGCCCCGGGGGCCACTTAGAACCACCTGTCTTACTGGACACCAATGTCACGTGCAGGCGGACAGAGTCACAGCACATGCAgaaggggccaacgttgtggcgcagcaggttaagccgctgcctgcaatgccagcatcccacatgagtgccagctcgagtcccggctgctccgcttccgattcaactccctgctaatgtgcctgggagagcagcggaagacggcccaagcactcgagtcctgcatccaggtgagagacccagaagaagctcctggctttggccgggcctagccctagcctttgcagccatttggggagcgaactagcagatggaagatctttgtttctccttttctcgctctgtaactctgcatgcaaataaataaatctaaaaacaacaacaacaacaacaaaaagaccagAAGACACACACTGAGAGGCGGCGCAGGTCCCAggcctgctgctgcacctgcccctccccactcctgtcCTGTGGCTCAGTCTCAGAAGCAGGCACTTGATGTGGAGAGACGCTCACTGCACACGCACTGCCACGCAGGCTGTGACCAGTCCAGGGCAGACGTGTGACCAAGACACAGGCTTACACAGCCAGCATGGCTCTGAGTCcgtgtggcagggcccaagtacatgcacacacaggaagaAGGCAGGACATGGCTcattaataaatttcttttttgaaaggatttactttatttatctggaagacagagagatggatagaaagagagatctttcctccactggttcactccccaaatggccacaacagccggggctgggctaagctgaagccaggagccaggagctccatctgggcctcccacctgggtgcaaaggccccaagcactcgggccatcctccactgccccccgaggtgcgtgagcaggaagccggctggaagcggagcagccgggacaggaagcAGCGCTCacacagatgctggcactgcaggtgccggcccccatttaaAGATGTTCACACTGACCGCGGGCTACAACGATGTCATCCTGCATACACGGGTTAATTAAAGTGGATCACAAAGACCACTTTCACCCACTGGAgaaccacagcatgggccccctcTGCAGCCACATGGCCCCATGTCCACCAGCCGGCCTGTGCTGGCCACTGGGCCCCACAAAGGGAAGAGGCGACAGAGAAGGCGGAACCGACAGGACGCAGTCTTGCCAGCAGTGGGCCCCTGGATCCAGCCACACCTGGGCTGACAGCGCTCCCAGGTGTCGCGGCCTCACAAGGCAGACATCCCAGTCTGCTCTCCCTGCGAGTGCTCACAGAGCCGCTCGGCGGGCGGCTGCCGCCTACCTTGTCCGTGCGGGCGCAGCGCTGGAAGGACATCTTCCTCATGTCTTCACCGTGGTTCTCGGGGATGCAACCCGAGCGGACGAGGGCGGACACCAGGTCATCTTCGATGGTCTTGAACTGAGAGGACCCCACGTTCCTCTGCAAAGCCAGCAAGGCAGGTGGtcagcacccagctcctgcccccaggcctg
It contains:
- the LOC133755377 gene encoding pseudouridylate synthase 1 homolog, whose product is MAGNLGAPSAAGVAPRPEEGKARAGRPGARLWEDAEPPAKKLRSGEDGAPPRKLPKRKIVLLLAYSGKGYHGMQRNVGSSQFKTIEDDLVSALVRSGCIPENHGEDMRKMSFQRCARTDKGVSAAGQVVSLKVWLIDDILEKINSHLPSHIRILGLKRVTGGFNSKNKCDARTYFYMLPTFAFAHKDRDPQDESYRLSAETLQRVNRLLACYQGTHSFHNFTSQKGPREPSARRYILQMYCEEPFVREGLEFAVIRVKGQSFMMHQIRKMVGLVVAIVKGYAPESVLERSWGQEKVDVPKAPGLGLVLERVHFEKYNQRFGNDGLHEPLDWAQEEAKVAAFKEQHIFPTIVSTERGERSMAQWLSTLPAHDFSASALASSGAKVPSPLEGSEGDGDSD